Genomic segment of Deltaproteobacteria bacterium:
GTGCGCAAGGGCGGGCGCGCCTTGATCGTCGAGACCCAGCACGGTTTTGTCTGCGCCAACGCCGGTGTCGATTGCTCTAACGTCGGGCTCGGGCAAGCCGCGTTGTTACCGAAAGACCCCGATGCGTCGGCGCGGCGCGTTCGCACGGAAATTGAAGCGCAGTGCGGCTGCGCACCGGCGGTGATTATCACGGACAGCTTCGGCCGGGCGTGGCGCGTGGGGACGGTGGACGTGGCCATCGGCGTGGCGGGCATGAAGGCGATCAAAGACGAGCGCGGCACGAAGGATCGTTACGGTTATGAGCTGCATGCGGCGGTGGCAGCGGTGGCGGACGAGTTGGCGGCGGCGGCAGAGTTGGTGATGGGCAAGAAGGATGGGGTGCCGGTGGTAATTGTGCGAGGTTATCAGTTCGAAAAAAAGGAGGATGGATCGGTGCGAGAGCTGCTCCGGCCCCAGGCCGAGGATCTCTTTCGCTAAGGTTCGAGAAGTACAATGGACAATTTGAGTGTGGCAATTGTCGGCGGCACGGGAAATCTCGGCAGTGCGTTAGCGCTGCGCTTGGGCGCGCCGGGGGTGAAGATCATCAT
This window contains:
- the cofE gene encoding coenzyme F420-0:L-glutamate ligase, which encodes MKKIELLGVEGLGEIRAGDAVGKIIAEACRNAGIALTDADVVVIAQKIVSKAEGRMVRLADIEPSARAQEIGRELDKDPVLTEVILRESRGVVRKGGRALIVETQHGFVCANAGVDCSNVGLGQAALLPKDPDASARRVRTEIEAQCGCAPAVIITDSFGRAWRVGTVDVAIGVAGMKAIKDERGTKDRYGYELHAAVAAVADELAAAAELVMGKKDGVPVVIVRGYQFEKKEDGSVRELLRPQAEDLFR